A stretch of Eubalaena glacialis isolate mEubGla1 chromosome 10, mEubGla1.1.hap2.+ XY, whole genome shotgun sequence DNA encodes these proteins:
- the PKP3 gene encoding plakophilin-3 isoform X3 has protein sequence MSRQKGACRAQYHTLQAGFSSRSQGRSRDTSTFRPIARPACNPVSWSSRSAVDLSSGRRLSSAQSGGSALGAAGYRGARPAAPPPTRPMSFHERGRVGSWADHDTLSLHSLRLGAGDPDECYRVAEEQLQPAATSTYRAFASERQAGSSCGGAGGLDWPEAAEGPPSRTIRAPAMRTLQRFQSGHRSRVGAGGVPGGVLEPVIQAPPVRSLSLSLGDSGHLPDMRGLDSYGGHRTVQRLSSGFDDIDLPSAVKYLMASDPNLQVLGAAYIQHKCYSDTAAKKQARSLQAVARLVKLFNHANQEVQRHATGAMRNLVYDNADNKLALVEENGIFELLRTLREQDDELRKNVTGILWNLSSSDHLKDRLARDTLEQLTDLVLSPFSGAGGTPLTQQNASEAEIFYNATGFLRNLSSASQATRQKMRECHGLVDSLVTYINHALDAGKCEDKSVENAVCVLRNLSYRLYDEMPPSALQRLEGRGRRDAAGAPPGEAVGCFTPQSRRLRELPLTTDALTFAEVSKDPKGLEWLWSPQVVALYNRLLQRCELNRHTTEAAAGALQNITAGDRRWAGVLSRLALEQERILNPLLDRVRTADHHQLRSLTGLIRNLARNARNKDELSTKVVSHLIEKLPGSLGENSPPADVLVNIIAVLNNLVVSSPVAARDLLYFEGLRKLFFIKNKRDSPDNEKSSRAAASLLANLWQYNKLHRDFRAKGYRKEDFLGP, from the exons aCCTTCCGGCCCATCGCCAGGCCCGCCTGCAACCCTGTCTCCTGGTCCTCCCGCTCGGCCGTGGACCTGAGCTCCGGTCGAAGGCTGAGCTCAGCCCAGAGCGGAGGCAGTGCCCTTGGGGCCGCAGGGTATAGGGGTGCCCGGCCCGCCGCGCCCCCACCCACCCGGCCCATGTCCTTCCACGAGCGTGGCAGGGTGGGGAGCTGGGCGGATCACGACACCTTGTCCCTGCACTCGCTCAGGCTGGGGGCCGGGGACCCGGATGAATGCTACAGAGTGGCGGAGGAGCAGCTGCAGCCGGCGGCCACCTCCACCTACAGGGCCTTTGCCTCTGAGCGCCAGGCCGGCTCCAGCTGtggcggggctgggggcctggactgGCCGGAGGCTGCCGAGGGGCCGCCCAGCCGGACCATCCGTGCCCCCGCCATGCGGACCCTGCAGCGGTTCCAGAGCGGCCACCGCAGCCGTGTGGGGGCTGGGGGAGTGCCAGGGGGCGTCCTGGAGCCCGTGATCCAGGCGCCACCTGTGcgcagcctcagcctcagcctGGGCGACTCGGGCCACCTGCCGGACATGCGTGGGCTGGACAGCTACGGTGGCCACCGCACTGTGCAGAGGCTCAGCAGCGG CTTTGATGACATTGACCTGCCCTCGGCAGTCAAGTACCTCATGGCCTCAGATCCCAACCTGCAGGTGCTGGGAGCAGCCTACATTCAGCACAAGTGCTACAGCGACACAGCAGCCAAGAAGCAG GCCCGCAGCCTGCAGGCGGTGGCTAGGCTGGTGAAGCTCTTCAACCACGCCAACCAGGAGGTGCAGCGCCACGCCACGGGCGCCATGCGCAACCTTGTCTACGACAACGCGGACAACAAGCTGGCCCTGGTGGAGGAGAACGGCATCTTCGAGCTGCTGCGGACGCTGCGCGAGCAGGACGACGAGCTGCGCAAGAACGTCACAG GGATCCTGTGGAACCTGTCCTCCAGTGACCACCTGAAGGACCGCCTGGCCCGAGACACGCTGGAGCAGCTCACAGACCTGGTGCTGAGCCCCTTCTCAGGGGCCGGGGGAACGCCCCTCACCCAGCAGAACGCCTCCGAAGCGGAGATCTTCTACAATGCCACAGGCTTTCTCAG GAACCTCAGCTCGGCCTCCCAGGCCACTCGCCAGAAGATGCGTGAGTGCCACGGGCTGGTGGACTCCCTGGTCACCTATATCAACCACGCCCTGGACGCGGGCAAGTGCGAGGACAAG AGCGTGGAGAACGCCGTGTGCGTGCTCAGGAACCTGTCCTACCGCCTGTACGACGAGATGCCACCGTCGGCCCTGCAGCGGCTGGAGGGCCGAGGCCGCCGGGATGCGGCAGGGGCGCCGCCAGGCGAGGCAGTGGGCTGCTTCACGCCACAGAGCCGGCGGCTCCGAGAG CTGCCCCTCACGACCGACGCGCTCACCTTCGCCGAGGTGTCTAAGGACCCCAAAGGCCTGGAGTGGCTGTGGAGCCCCCAGGTCGTGGCGCTGTACAACCGGCTGCTACAGCGCTGTGAGCTCAACCGGCACACGACGGAAGCGGCTGCCGGGGCACTGCAGAACATCACCGCAGGCGACCGCAGG TGGGCAGGCGTGCTGAGCCGGCTGGCTCTGGAGCAGGAGCGCATCCTGAACCCGCTGCTGGACCGAGTTCGGACCGCTGACCACCACCAGCTGCGCTCACTGACCGGCCTCATCCGAAACCTGGCTCGGAACGCCAGGAACAAGGACGAGCTGT CCACCAAGGTGGTGAGTCACCTGATTGAGAAGCTGCCTGGCAGCCTGGGCGAAAACTCGCCCCCGGCCGACGTGCTGGTGAACATCATAGCCGTCCTCAACAACCTGGTGGTGTCCAGTCCCGTGGCCGCCCGAGACCTGCTCTACTTCGAAGGGCTCCGCAAGCTGTTCTTCATCAAGAATAAGCGGGACAG CCCTGACAATGAGAAGTCCTCCCGGGCAGCCGCCAGCCTCTTGGCCAACCTGTGGCAGTACAACAAGCTCCACCGAGACTTCCGGGCG AAGGGCTACCGAAAGGAAGACTTCCTGGGCCCGTAG